The Octadecabacter arcticus 238 genome contains a region encoding:
- a CDS encoding IS630 family transposase — translation MSKQYKTVSLSDEQRIALEALCRRRKVDALVWKRARAFLLLDAGEDAGTVCRILDIGPTVLTEWRFAFAGAGLSFFGLKDYSQRQGHLSVVQEQAVRAHFTAQPARNADEVCAYVLAECDQNYSTSGAAKLMRRLGFAYKKPQLLPAQADEAKQAAFIAKYEALMNGLAADEMVVFSDAVHPEHQSRPAHGWFPKGQKTALKATSGRKRLNIQGALDLETFQFTFVEGEKINAQTTRQMLEKLERNNQTKTAIHVFVDNARYHHAKILQPWLDSPERRVKLHFLPAYAPHLNPIERLWGVMHKWVTHNRHYATFNQFTEAIFDFFRKTLPEKWPESRDTVTDNFRVISLKEYKVI, via the coding sequence ATGAGCAAGCAATACAAAACAGTCTCCTTATCCGACGAGCAGCGCATAGCACTTGAAGCGCTTTGCCGCCGCCGCAAAGTTGACGCCCTTGTTTGGAAACGGGCGCGCGCGTTTCTTCTTTTGGACGCAGGAGAAGACGCCGGAACGGTTTGCCGGATTTTGGATATTGGCCCGACAGTTTTGACGGAGTGGCGATTTGCCTTTGCCGGTGCGGGACTATCGTTTTTCGGTCTGAAGGACTACAGCCAGCGTCAGGGTCATTTGTCCGTCGTGCAAGAGCAGGCGGTGAGAGCCCATTTCACCGCGCAGCCTGCCCGCAATGCCGATGAGGTCTGTGCCTATGTTCTAGCCGAGTGCGACCAAAACTACAGCACGTCGGGAGCCGCCAAGCTGATGCGCCGCCTGGGGTTCGCGTATAAGAAACCACAATTGCTGCCTGCACAGGCCGATGAAGCCAAGCAGGCTGCGTTTATTGCCAAATATGAGGCCCTGATGAACGGGTTGGCCGCAGATGAGATGGTTGTCTTTTCGGACGCTGTCCACCCCGAACACCAGAGCCGCCCCGCCCATGGTTGGTTCCCCAAGGGACAAAAGACGGCCCTGAAGGCGACATCAGGGCGCAAGCGGCTCAACATTCAGGGCGCGCTTGACCTTGAGACTTTCCAGTTCACCTTTGTGGAAGGCGAGAAGATCAATGCCCAGACAACCCGACAGATGCTGGAAAAGTTGGAACGCAACAACCAAACCAAGACGGCCATCCACGTCTTTGTCGACAATGCCCGCTATCATCATGCCAAGATACTACAGCCATGGCTGGACAGCCCAGAACGTCGGGTGAAGTTGCATTTCTTGCCAGCATATGCCCCGCACCTCAACCCGATCGAGCGTCTTTGGGGTGTTATGCACAAATGGGTCACCCACAATCGGCACTATGCAACGTTCAACCAATTCACAGAGGCCATTTTCGACTTCTTCCGCAAGACCCTGCCAGAAAAATGGCCAGAGTCCCGCGACACCGTCACCGACAACTTCCGCGTCATATCGCTCAAGGAATACAAAGTGATTTGA
- a CDS encoding DUF6444 domain-containing protein, which yields MDQVTALEQLLATALRRIAELEAALASMAQENADLRRQLAKNSSNSSKPPSSDGLKKPVPRSLRGKSGKKSGG from the coding sequence ATGGACCAAGTTACTGCTCTTGAACAACTCCTCGCCACGGCTCTGCGCAGGATCGCCGAGTTGGAAGCCGCGTTGGCGAGCATGGCGCAAGAGAATGCGGATCTGCGGCGTCAGTTGGCCAAGAACAGCAGTAATAGCAGCAAGCCGCCTTCGAGTGATGGGTTGAAGAAGCCGGTACCGCGTAGCCTGCGTGGTAAGTCCGGTAAGAAAAGTGGTGGTTAA